One part of the Mariniflexile litorale genome encodes these proteins:
- the pheS gene encoding phenylalanine--tRNA ligase subunit alpha: protein MIDKIKELIAEAETFKAQTKEEVEAFRIKYLGKKGLLNDFFAEFKNVANDQKKEFGQTINTLKKVAEEKVNALKEELESKEEVKGIYGDLSRPGNPIQIGARHPISIVKNQIINIFSNIGFNVSEGPEIEDDWHNFTALNLPEYHPARDMQDTFFIQTNPDILLRTHTSSVQVRYMENNQPPIRTISPGRVYRNEAISARSHCFFHQLEGLYIDKDVSFADLKQTLQYFTTQMFGKSKIRLRPSYFPFTEPSAEIDVYWGLETESDYRITKGTGWLEIGGCGMVDPNVLENCKIDSKEYSGFAFGVGIDRIAMLLHQINDIRLLSENDVRFLEQFKSAL from the coding sequence ATGATAGACAAGATAAAAGAACTCATTGCAGAAGCGGAAACCTTTAAAGCACAAACCAAAGAAGAAGTAGAAGCTTTCAGAATAAAATACTTAGGTAAAAAAGGATTGTTAAACGACTTTTTTGCCGAGTTTAAAAATGTTGCTAATGACCAAAAAAAGGAATTTGGTCAAACCATAAACACCCTTAAAAAAGTAGCCGAAGAAAAAGTAAATGCCTTAAAAGAAGAACTTGAAAGTAAAGAAGAAGTAAAGGGCATTTATGGTGATTTATCACGTCCAGGAAATCCTATTCAAATTGGTGCACGCCACCCCATTTCTATAGTAAAAAATCAAATTATAAATATCTTTTCTAACATTGGTTTTAATGTGAGTGAAGGTCCAGAAATAGAAGACGATTGGCACAATTTTACAGCTTTAAATTTGCCAGAATACCATCCAGCACGCGATATGCAGGATACCTTTTTCATTCAAACGAATCCAGATATTTTATTGCGTACACATACTAGTTCAGTACAAGTACGTTATATGGAAAACAACCAACCGCCTATTCGTACCATTTCACCAGGTCGTGTCTATCGTAACGAAGCCATTTCGGCACGTTCACATTGTTTTTTCCACCAATTAGAAGGATTATATATTGATAAAGATGTGAGTTTTGCCGATTTAAAACAAACCCTTCAATATTTTACGACCCAAATGTTTGGGAAATCTAAAATACGCTTACGCCCGTCATACTTTCCATTTACAGAACCAAGTGCCGAGATTGATGTGTACTGGGGTTTAGAAACCGAATCTGATTACCGTATTACCAAAGGCACTGGCTGGTTAGAAATTGGTGGATGTGGTATGGTAGATCCTAATGTTTTAGAAAACTGTAAAATAGATTCTAAAGAATATTCTGGTTTTGCTTTTGGTGTGGGAATAGATCGTATTGCCATGTTGCTTCACCAAATAAATGACATTCGTTTACTAAGCGAAAATGATGTGAGGTTTTTAGAGCAGTTTAAAAGCGCACTTTAA
- a CDS encoding TonB-dependent receptor, with amino-acid sequence MSLNKNNIPIFFIIFFSSISFSQERISATHDSVELKTLEEIIVTATRTVRQLSSLPLPVQLISKKEIQSVNSLRLSDILNEQTGLITVPDFGGGEGIQLQGLDSQYTLILIDGAPLIGRSAGTLDISRITVGNIKQIEIVKGASSSLYGSDALGGVINIITDNPKQGLNGNLNSRIGSFDTYDSSLNLSYKKEKFAISTFVNSFYSDGYDLNKNDVLNTVEPYNNYTLNSKLTYHFNKKTNLFFSGRYFSQKQDYVASEDLKGESDIKEWNTHLKLSHKYSKKWSSYFEFYATRYKANEYLNNTDDSLFSESDFNQLMIRPEIRATYNLNEKSSFIGGLGWNHEALKRTDFSINPEFNSPYTYLQYDTNPNENINVILGARFDNHSEYQSQFSPKAAIRYKLSKKLAVKGSVGYGFKAPDFRQLYFDFTNATVGYTVLGYNAVSTKMPELESEGQIANSIVPLLEFENELKPENSVSYNVGVDYNPTTLLKFNLNIFRNNINDLIDTRVIANKTNGQNVFSYYNIHKVYTQGLEFNTIWKPNNDIKILGGYQLLFAKDKSAEDNFKNGNVYARETPSSSSFQLDKNDYFGLYNRSRHMANVKIFYDVVKWNLDANLRGTYRSKYGLYDTNGNTYLDRYDAFVEGYTIWDIAINKTLYKKYQLGFGIDNVLGFTDTQNISNISGQIIYGKLNIQF; translated from the coding sequence ATGAGTCTAAATAAAAATAATATTCCCATCTTTTTTATAATTTTTTTTAGTAGTATTTCTTTTTCACAAGAAAGAATAAGTGCTACCCATGACTCAGTAGAACTTAAAACTTTAGAGGAAATTATTGTAACAGCAACCCGGACGGTAAGACAGCTATCCTCGTTACCTCTACCTGTTCAATTGATATCAAAAAAAGAAATTCAAAGCGTTAACTCACTTCGTTTAAGCGATATTTTAAATGAACAAACCGGTCTTATTACTGTACCCGATTTTGGAGGTGGTGAAGGTATTCAGCTTCAAGGTTTAGATTCACAGTACACGCTTATTTTAATTGATGGCGCGCCTTTAATTGGGCGTTCTGCGGGCACCTTAGATATTAGTAGAATTACAGTTGGCAACATAAAACAAATAGAGATTGTTAAAGGAGCCTCTTCGAGCTTGTATGGTAGTGATGCTCTTGGCGGTGTTATAAATATTATTACTGATAACCCGAAACAGGGCTTAAATGGTAATTTGAATTCTAGAATTGGAAGTTTTGACACCTATGATAGTAGTTTGAATTTAAGCTATAAGAAGGAGAAATTTGCCATAAGTACATTTGTAAATAGTTTTTATAGTGATGGTTATGATTTAAATAAAAATGATGTTTTAAATACGGTTGAACCTTATAATAATTACACATTAAACTCTAAACTTACCTACCATTTTAATAAGAAAACAAACTTGTTTTTTTCTGGGAGATATTTTTCTCAAAAACAAGATTACGTTGCTTCTGAAGATTTAAAAGGAGAAAGCGATATAAAAGAATGGAATACGCATTTAAAATTAAGCCATAAGTATAGTAAAAAATGGAGCAGTTATTTTGAGTTTTATGCAACACGTTATAAAGCAAATGAATATTTGAATAATACTGATGATTCACTCTTTAGTGAAAGTGATTTTAATCAGTTAATGATACGTCCTGAAATTAGAGCCACTTACAATTTAAACGAAAAAAGTTCCTTTATAGGTGGTTTAGGCTGGAATCATGAAGCCTTAAAAAGGACAGATTTTTCAATAAATCCTGAGTTTAATTCACCTTATACATATTTACAATACGATACCAATCCAAATGAAAATATAAACGTCATTCTGGGTGCACGTTTCGACAATCACAGCGAGTACCAATCACAATTTAGCCCAAAAGCAGCAATTCGTTATAAATTATCTAAAAAATTAGCTGTAAAAGGTTCGGTGGGTTATGGTTTTAAAGCCCCCGATTTTAGGCAATTATATTTCGATTTTACCAATGCAACGGTAGGCTATACGGTATTAGGATACAACGCAGTTAGTACAAAAATGCCTGAATTAGAATCTGAAGGTCAAATAGCCAATAGTATAGTCCCACTTTTAGAATTTGAAAACGAGTTAAAACCAGAAAACTCAGTAAGCTATAATGTTGGTGTAGATTATAACCCTACGACTTTACTAAAATTCAACTTAAACATTTTTAGAAATAACATAAACGATTTAATTGATACACGTGTTATAGCCAATAAAACAAATGGTCAAAATGTTTTTAGCTATTACAATATCCATAAAGTTTACACACAAGGTTTAGAATTTAATACGATATGGAAGCCTAATAACGATATAAAAATTTTAGGGGGCTATCAATTGCTATTTGCTAAAGACAAAAGTGCTGAAGATAACTTTAAAAACGGAAATGTTTATGCGCGGGAAACACCCAGTTCTTCGTCATTTCAATTAGATAAAAATGATTATTTCGGACTCTACAATCGCTCACGACACATGGCAAATGTAAAAATATTTTATGATGTCGTTAAATGGAATTTAGACGCTAACCTACGCGGTACTTACAGAAGCAAATATGGATTATATGATACTAACGGAAATACCTATTTAGATCGTTATGATGCTTTTGTTGAAGGCTACACTATTTGGGATATTGCCATTAATAAAACACTTTATAAAAAGTATCAACTTGGTTTTGGAATTGACAATGTTTTAGGATTTACCGATACTCAAAACATTAGCAATATTTCAGGACAAATAATTTACGGAAAACTGAACATTCAATTTTAA
- a CDS encoding HmuY family protein — translation MTLTKKNHEHKMNTSNFANKTIKLLVLVILFAGFASCSDDDDKPLLEVESQTYSNLYAPQSGGQGSGEDISGAFTKFSFSTGQTTTSETEWDIAFRGTSIIINGGTTLGTMDEPERIGNVSGYIVNNTFENVEMVNTNLLEQDSNEGYVFSDWYTYSGQPNHLITPTPGKVLVLKTYDGKYAKMEIVSYYKDAPDNPNAFNGTERYYTFNYVYQPNDGVTTF, via the coding sequence ATGACCTTAACAAAGAAAAACCACGAACACAAAATGAACACCAGTAATTTTGCAAATAAAACAATAAAACTTTTAGTATTAGTAATACTTTTTGCAGGTTTTGCTTCTTGCTCTGATGACGATGACAAACCTCTTTTAGAAGTTGAATCTCAAACCTATTCTAATTTATATGCACCCCAATCTGGTGGTCAAGGTTCGGGAGAAGATATCTCTGGTGCTTTCACAAAGTTTAGTTTCTCAACAGGACAAACAACTACAAGTGAAACCGAATGGGATATAGCCTTTAGAGGCACTTCGATTATTATAAATGGAGGAACAACATTAGGAACAATGGATGAGCCTGAAAGAATAGGAAATGTATCCGGCTATATTGTAAATAATACTTTTGAAAATGTAGAAATGGTTAACACCAATCTTTTAGAGCAAGACTCAAATGAAGGATATGTTTTTTCAGATTGGTACACTTATTCAGGACAACCAAACCATTTAATTACTCCAACTCCAGGAAAAGTCTTGGTTTTAAAAACATATGATGGAAAATACGCTAAAATGGAAATAGTTAGCTATTATAAAGATGCACCAGATAATCCTAATGCATTTAACGGGACAGAGAGGTACTATACTTTCAATTATGTTTACCAACCAAATGATGGGGTAACTACTTTTTAA
- a CDS encoding DUF6607 family protein, translated as MKQLALVSIFTLTMLHHMNAQNKKSQDQKAIKSMCGCYEVSFNFAETFQYSKDSTYQASTVKHDGALEWVELLEDADNKIVMQHLLIVGPTNRQHVIKHWRQDWLFENTNLYTYNADNKWNYVSLPKAQVEGQWTQKVFQVDDSPRYEGSATWIHADGKSYWENTTDAPLPRREYTKRSDYNVTVRTNKHEITKTGWIHDQDNDKVIRKEGMNDVILAQEKGLNIYTKVDDNKCKVAQDWWKTNHEPWKLVRNKWETIFNKKANLSLEEKVEDKALYTHLFSKDFSNKEEDINNIIDAFVKKP; from the coding sequence ATGAAACAATTAGCATTAGTATCCATTTTTACATTAACAATGTTGCATCATATGAATGCACAAAACAAAAAGTCTCAAGACCAAAAAGCAATCAAAAGTATGTGTGGTTGTTATGAAGTGAGCTTTAATTTTGCCGAAACATTTCAGTATTCAAAAGATTCAACATATCAAGCATCTACAGTAAAACACGATGGTGCATTGGAGTGGGTTGAACTATTAGAAGATGCCGACAACAAAATTGTAATGCAGCATTTATTAATTGTTGGCCCTACGAATAGGCAACATGTTATTAAACATTGGAGACAAGATTGGTTGTTTGAAAACACCAACTTATATACATACAATGCCGACAATAAATGGAATTATGTGAGTCTACCAAAAGCCCAAGTAGAAGGACAATGGACACAAAAAGTGTTTCAAGTAGATGATAGTCCGAGATACGAAGGTTCTGCTACTTGGATTCATGCCGATGGAAAAAGTTATTGGGAAAACACAACAGATGCACCTCTACCAAGACGTGAGTACACCAAACGTAGTGATTACAATGTAACCGTTAGAACCAATAAGCATGAAATTACCAAAACAGGTTGGATTCATGACCAAGACAATGATAAAGTCATTAGAAAAGAAGGGATGAACGATGTTATTTTAGCCCAAGAAAAAGGGTTGAATATTTACACTAAAGTAGATGACAATAAATGCAAAGTAGCTCAAGACTGGTGGAAAACTAATCATGAACCTTGGAAATTAGTTCGAAATAAGTGGGAGACCATTTTTAATAAAAAAGCAAATTTATCTTTAGAGGAAAAAGTAGAAGATAAAGCATTATATACACACTTATTTTCAAAAGATTTTTCAAATAAAGAAGAGGATATTAATAACATTATTGACGCATTTGTAAAGAAGCCTTAG
- a CDS encoding carbonic anhydrase yields MNLDRVFQNNKQWIKEKLDVDAHYFENLGEGQNPELLFIGCSDSRVTAEELMGLGPGDVFVHRNIANMVISIDLNVMSVVNYAVEHLKVNHVVVCGHYACGGVKAAMQSADLGILNPWLRNIRDVYRIHKTELNAIVDEEKKYDRLVELNVQEQCVNLIKTAAIQKAARERGLIVHGWVFDVHTGELIDLKIDFENILESIREIYHLD; encoded by the coding sequence ATGAACTTAGATAGAGTCTTTCAGAATAATAAACAATGGATTAAAGAGAAGTTAGATGTTGACGCTCATTATTTTGAAAATTTAGGTGAAGGTCAAAACCCAGAATTATTATTTATTGGTTGTTCTGATAGTCGTGTTACTGCTGAAGAATTAATGGGCTTGGGTCCTGGAGACGTTTTTGTGCATCGAAACATTGCCAACATGGTAATTAGTATCGATTTAAATGTGATGTCTGTAGTGAATTATGCTGTAGAACATTTAAAAGTAAATCATGTTGTAGTTTGTGGACATTATGCTTGCGGCGGTGTAAAAGCGGCCATGCAATCTGCTGATTTAGGTATCTTAAACCCATGGTTACGTAACATTCGAGACGTATACCGTATTCATAAAACCGAACTGAACGCCATTGTTGATGAAGAAAAAAAATACGATAGACTTGTTGAACTTAATGTACAAGAACAATGTGTTAATCTTATTAAAACGGCAGCCATTCAAAAAGCAGCTAGAGAGCGTGGTTTAATAGTACATGGTTGGGTATTCGATGTTCATACAGGAGAATTGATAGATTTAAAAATAGATTTTGAAAATATTCTTGAGAGCATCCGAGAGATTTATCATTTAGATTAA
- a CDS encoding DUF6686 family protein — protein MCHDLKTLAKVKSGELAFCETCNIYHLEFNNIYCELSAIHFKKLKTYVQEIDIDYWEQKYAYTNIKRKIPITTACQNIVLMFNRQEVEELKALFYNKSKGQEYYLGVDDIDYMCVLN, from the coding sequence ATGTGCCATGATTTAAAAACACTAGCAAAAGTAAAAAGCGGAGAACTTGCGTTTTGCGAAACTTGCAATATCTACCACTTAGAGTTTAACAATATATATTGTGAGCTTAGTGCAATTCATTTTAAAAAACTAAAAACATACGTTCAAGAAATTGATATAGACTATTGGGAACAAAAATATGCTTATACAAATATTAAACGAAAAATTCCAATTACAACCGCATGTCAAAATATTGTGCTCATGTTTAACCGACAAGAAGTAGAAGAATTAAAAGCATTATTTTATAATAAAAGTAAAGGCCAAGAATATTATTTGGGTGTAGATGATATTGATTATATGTGCGTATTAAATTAA
- a CDS encoding transcriptional regulator translates to MQENICSEKKALVEKLGILIESKDQLAPVAARILSYIILTGKTGTTFEDLVSRLCASKSTISTHLNHLQDLKKIVYFTKLGDRKKYFIINQDSIIQGIDNMVETWCSQKELHIEIRQYKEKSNSNNVDEISKFDLEFHDDYIQFLDEATKSVLKLRTKIIEKNNKL, encoded by the coding sequence ATGCAAGAGAATATATGTAGTGAAAAGAAGGCTTTAGTTGAAAAACTAGGCATTCTTATTGAGAGTAAAGATCAATTGGCTCCTGTAGCTGCTCGTATTTTATCCTATATCATTTTAACAGGAAAGACAGGTACAACCTTTGAAGATTTAGTTTCTAGGCTGTGCGCAAGTAAAAGTACGATATCAACACATTTAAATCACTTACAAGATTTAAAAAAAATTGTGTATTTCACAAAATTAGGTGACCGAAAAAAGTATTTCATTATAAATCAAGATTCAATCATTCAAGGTATTGATAATATGGTCGAAACTTGGTGTAGTCAAAAAGAACTTCATATAGAAATTAGACAATATAAAGAAAAATCGAACTCCAATAATGTCGATGAAATTTCAAAATTCGATTTAGAATTTCACGACGATTACATTCAGTTTTTAGATGAAGCTACAAAATCTGTATTAAAATTAAGAACAAAAATCATAGAAAAAAACAATAAACTTTAA
- a CDS encoding efflux RND transporter periplasmic adaptor subunit — MKKINLYSIATLCLAFVLSSCGNKEQQAAVMPPAAFPVAQVSHKTVTGFQEYPTNIEGVVNSDVRAKTSGYIQKVLVDEGQKVRKGQVLFQLETQSLSQDAGAAKARINVAQVEVDKLIPLVEKNIISNVQLETAKANLAQAKANYSGIAATVGYATIKSPVNGYVGAIPFREGSLISPSDPTPLTTVSDISKVYAFFSLNESQYLDFLQNAEGKTLENKLANYAEVNLVLANGSTYSEKGKIETSTGQVNQKTGTVSLRAVFNNPNQLLTNGNSGKIQIPIIYENAIVVPQEATYEQQGNVMLFKLGEGNKVINTIVKVKARVNNLYVIESGVDAKDRIVTAGVGKLRNDTLITPQEVPFDEVIKPITTMFKN, encoded by the coding sequence ATGAAAAAAATCAACCTATATTCAATCGCAACACTTTGTTTAGCATTTGTGTTATCAAGTTGTGGTAATAAAGAACAACAAGCAGCAGTAATGCCTCCAGCTGCTTTTCCTGTAGCGCAAGTAAGTCATAAAACGGTAACCGGTTTTCAAGAATACCCTACTAATATAGAAGGTGTTGTAAATAGCGATGTGCGTGCCAAAACATCTGGCTATATTCAAAAAGTTTTGGTTGATGAAGGACAGAAAGTTCGTAAAGGCCAAGTGTTGTTTCAATTGGAAACACAGTCTTTAAGCCAAGACGCTGGAGCAGCCAAAGCACGTATTAATGTAGCTCAAGTAGAAGTTGATAAATTAATTCCGTTAGTAGAGAAAAATATTATCAGTAATGTGCAACTAGAAACTGCAAAAGCAAATTTAGCTCAAGCAAAAGCAAACTATAGTGGCATCGCTGCAACTGTAGGGTACGCGACTATTAAAAGTCCAGTTAATGGTTATGTAGGCGCAATACCTTTTAGAGAGGGCTCGTTAATAAGTCCAAGTGACCCAACACCGCTAACAACCGTGAGCGATATTAGTAAAGTGTACGCCTTTTTTAGTTTGAACGAATCTCAATATTTAGATTTTTTACAAAATGCAGAAGGCAAAACGCTAGAAAATAAGTTAGCGAACTATGCAGAAGTAAACTTGGTACTTGCTAACGGCAGTACGTATTCTGAAAAAGGAAAAATTGAAACAAGTACGGGACAGGTTAATCAAAAGACAGGAACGGTAAGTTTAAGAGCTGTCTTTAATAACCCAAACCAGCTTTTGACCAATGGAAACAGCGGGAAGATTCAAATTCCTATAATTTATGAAAATGCTATAGTGGTTCCTCAAGAGGCAACTTACGAACAACAAGGAAATGTTATGCTTTTCAAGTTAGGTGAAGGAAATAAAGTGATTAATACTATTGTAAAAGTGAAAGCGAGGGTAAACAACTTATATGTTATTGAATCTGGTGTAGATGCTAAAGATAGAATTGTGACTGCAGGTGTTGGAAAATTAAGAAATGATACGCTCATTACACCACAAGAGGTTCCTTTTGATGAAGTTATCAAGCCTATCACAACAATGTTCAAAAACTAG
- a CDS encoding tetratricopeptide repeat protein — protein sequence MKKLLYILSFLLSLGLFAQNEALFEQANALYNDAKYGEAIDKYKTILDTKNHSAELYFNLGNAHYKLNNIAPSIYYYEKALQLAPNDEDIKNNLAFAQNMTIDAIDVVPEAGLSKILNNAANTMTFDGWAKTAIVFVFCFVVLFLIYYFAYSSLRKRLTFIGSLVSLVLMCITLLFAFHKFNLDKRDKPAIVFVKEILVKNAPNNRSEESFRLHEGTKVQVLDTVDNWKKIKLQDGKTGWVSSEDLKAL from the coding sequence ATGAAGAAATTACTATACATACTATCGTTTTTGCTCAGTCTTGGTTTATTTGCTCAAAATGAAGCCCTCTTTGAACAAGCAAACGCCTTATATAACGACGCGAAATATGGTGAAGCTATAGATAAGTACAAAACTATTTTAGACACCAAAAATCATTCAGCAGAACTGTATTTTAATCTAGGAAATGCTCATTATAAGCTAAACAATATAGCGCCCAGTATTTATTATTACGAAAAAGCATTGCAGTTAGCGCCTAATGATGAAGATATAAAAAACAATTTAGCTTTTGCTCAAAATATGACCATTGATGCTATTGACGTAGTTCCAGAAGCAGGTTTATCTAAAATTTTAAATAATGCAGCTAATACGATGACTTTTGATGGGTGGGCAAAAACGGCCATAGTTTTTGTGTTTTGTTTTGTTGTCTTATTTTTAATCTATTATTTTGCGTATTCATCGCTAAGAAAACGATTGACTTTTATAGGTAGCTTAGTATCTTTAGTCCTTATGTGTATTACTTTATTGTTTGCGTTTCATAAATTCAATTTAGATAAACGGGATAAACCGGCTATTGTCTTTGTAAAAGAAATTTTGGTAAAGAATGCACCAAATAATAGAAGTGAAGAGTCCTTTAGACTGCATGAAGGTACTAAAGTACAGGTTTTAGATACCGTAGATAATTGGAAAAAAATCAAGCTTCAAGATGGTAAAACAGGTTGGGTTTCTTCTGAAGATCTAAAAGCACTATAA
- a CDS encoding CvpA family protein → MNVLDIILLAFLVLGLVRGFWRGFFVEIASLVALVAGVYGAFHFSSFASEFLKEKVDWNENTVNIVAFVGTLMLIVFAIALAGKALTKIADFAALGLFNKLLGAFFGGLKITVILSAVLIVFEKMNATILYTTEADKESSVLYQPIKSIIPLIFPNLIVNGKPIGDDLEDKDAETSHTDI, encoded by the coding sequence ATGAATGTTTTAGATATTATTTTATTAGCTTTTTTAGTTCTTGGACTAGTAAGGGGGTTTTGGCGCGGATTTTTTGTTGAAATAGCATCATTGGTGGCTTTAGTTGCCGGCGTTTATGGTGCATTTCATTTTAGTAGTTTTGCTTCGGAATTTTTAAAAGAAAAAGTTGATTGGAACGAAAACACCGTAAATATTGTGGCTTTTGTTGGCACTTTAATGCTCATTGTTTTTGCAATTGCCTTGGCTGGAAAAGCCTTAACAAAAATTGCTGATTTTGCGGCTCTTGGTCTTTTCAATAAATTATTGGGTGCTTTTTTTGGTGGATTGAAAATAACAGTAATATTAAGTGCTGTTCTTATTGTATTTGAAAAAATGAATGCTACCATTCTTTATACTACAGAAGCAGACAAAGAGAGTTCAGTGCTTTACCAACCTATTAAATCTATTATCCCTTTAATTTTTCCTAATTTAATTGTGAATGGTAAGCCCATTGGTGACGATTTGGAAGATAAAGATGCAGAAACAAGTCATACAGATATATAG